One Mycolicibacterium goodii genomic region harbors:
- a CDS encoding ABC transporter ATP-binding protein, with protein sequence MSIETVARQTLYRQTHARGGDLHALADRRLLARIWRFAARHHRRLAVFFAVSVLSAVLAVTTPVLAGRVIDEITGGGSAAVVLLLAGTIAVIAFAEAAVSLITRWLSSTIGEGLILDLRTAVFDHVQKMPVAFFTRTRTGALVSRLGNDVIGAQRAFSDTFSGIVTNIVTLSLTLVVMLRISWQITLLALVLVPLFVVPARRIGSRMADLSRRAAAHNATMNTQMTERFSAPGATLVKLFGSPRRESDEFAARADAVRDIGVRTAMLQSTFMNSLTLMSALALALVYGLGGVLAIGGQLQAGSIVSLALLLTRMYAPLTALANARVEIASALVSFERVFEVLDLQPLIAEKPDAVPIPDGPVAVEFDDVRFSYPSADKVSLASLEEVAELDHRGGDEVLHGISFRAEPGQMVALVGSSGAGKSTIASLVVRLYDVDVGGQERSDSGIRSGAVRLGGVDVRDVTFASLKDTVGMVTQDGHLFHESIGANLRLAAPAATDDELWDALRRARLADVVAAMPGGLDTVVGERGYRLSGGQRQRLTIARLLLGRSRVVVLDEATASLDTASEAAVQQALAEALEGRTSLVIAHRLSTVRAADLILVVEDGRIVERGTHDALLARGGRYAELYETQFGSEDSDDASAA encoded by the coding sequence ATGAGTATCGAAACCGTCGCGCGGCAGACGCTGTACCGGCAGACACATGCCAGGGGCGGGGATCTGCACGCCTTGGCGGACCGGCGGCTGCTGGCGCGGATATGGCGCTTCGCGGCACGTCACCACCGCAGGCTCGCGGTGTTCTTCGCGGTCAGCGTCCTCAGCGCGGTGCTTGCGGTCACCACCCCGGTGCTGGCCGGCCGCGTGATCGACGAGATCACCGGGGGTGGTTCGGCGGCGGTCGTGCTGCTGTTGGCGGGCACCATCGCCGTCATCGCGTTCGCGGAGGCCGCGGTCTCGTTGATCACCCGCTGGTTGTCGTCGACCATCGGCGAGGGTCTGATCCTCGACCTGCGTACCGCGGTGTTCGACCACGTGCAGAAGATGCCGGTCGCGTTCTTCACCCGGACTCGCACGGGTGCGCTCGTGAGCCGGTTGGGCAATGACGTGATCGGCGCGCAGCGGGCGTTCTCCGACACCTTCTCCGGCATCGTCACCAACATCGTGACGCTGAGCCTCACGCTCGTGGTGATGTTGCGGATCTCGTGGCAGATCACGCTGCTCGCGCTGGTGCTGGTACCGCTGTTCGTGGTGCCCGCACGCCGTATCGGCAGCCGCATGGCCGACCTGTCACGGCGCGCCGCCGCACACAACGCCACCATGAACACACAGATGACCGAGCGTTTCTCGGCGCCGGGCGCCACGCTGGTCAAACTGTTCGGCAGCCCGCGGCGCGAATCCGACGAGTTCGCGGCGCGTGCCGACGCGGTCCGTGACATCGGAGTGCGCACCGCGATGCTGCAGTCGACGTTCATGAACTCGCTGACGCTGATGTCGGCACTGGCCCTGGCGCTGGTGTACGGCCTGGGCGGCGTACTCGCTATCGGCGGGCAGTTGCAGGCCGGCTCGATCGTGTCGCTGGCGCTGCTGCTCACCCGCATGTACGCCCCACTGACCGCCCTGGCCAACGCGCGCGTCGAGATCGCGAGTGCCCTGGTGTCGTTCGAGCGGGTCTTCGAGGTCCTCGACCTGCAACCGCTCATCGCCGAGAAGCCCGACGCCGTGCCGATCCCGGACGGCCCGGTCGCCGTCGAATTCGACGACGTGCGGTTCTCCTATCCGTCGGCCGACAAGGTGTCGCTGGCGTCGCTGGAGGAGGTCGCCGAACTCGACCACCGCGGCGGCGACGAGGTTCTCCACGGGATCTCGTTCCGCGCGGAACCGGGCCAGATGGTCGCCCTGGTCGGCTCGTCGGGCGCGGGCAAGTCGACGATCGCGTCGCTGGTGGTGCGGCTCTACGACGTCGATGTCGGCGGGCAGGAGCGGAGCGACTCGGGGATCAGGTCCGGCGCGGTCCGGTTGGGTGGCGTCGACGTGCGGGACGTGACGTTCGCGTCGCTCAAGGACACCGTGGGCATGGTGACGCAGGACGGGCACCTGTTCCACGAGAGCATCGGGGCCAACCTGCGGCTCGCGGCCCCGGCGGCGACCGACGACGAGTTGTGGGACGCCCTGCGCCGCGCGCGGCTGGCCGACGTGGTCGCCGCGATGCCCGGCGGGCTCGACACGGTTGTCGGTGAGCGCGGATACCGTCTGTCCGGAGGACAGCGGCAGCGGCTGACGATCGCGCGCCTGCTGTTGGGTCGATCGCGGGTGGTGGTGCTCGATGAGGCGACGGCGTCGCTGGACACGGCCTCCGAGGCCGCCGTGCAGCAGGCCCTGGCAGAGGCGTTGGAGGGCCGCACATCGCTGGTCATCGCCCACCGGCTGTCCACGGTCCGCGCGGCCGATCTCATCCTCGTCGTCGAGGACGGGCGCATCGTCGAACGCGGCACGCACGATGCGCTGTTGGCGCGTGGCGGACGTTACGCCGAACTGTATGAAACGCAGTTCGGCTCAGAGGACTCCGACGATGCGAGCGCTGCGTGA
- a CDS encoding APC family permease, giving the protein MAEPGSQSPGEAGSQLKAGAMGVRSIVFMVVATAAPLTAMASAFPLAVALGNGIGAPGTYVAVALVLALFAVGYAAMSRHLTNAGAFFAYVTVGLGRRLGMAAGLVAVLAYNVLVLYVVGLVGYFANNIFATEIGIDIPWQVFSFGLLAVALIVGILGVEVNARVLGVLLILETGLLLLVDIATLVVKGPGAYPISALSPTEIFSGAVGIGFMFVFISFIGFEATAIFGEEAQDPRRTVPRATKVAIAFIGIVYLFSSWSLIAASGGVDAPAAAAADPGNFVFNAAHGVLGGWSVHVMSWLLLTSLIAVLFALHGMATRYLMAFGREGVLPRPLGRTHPRFQTPHIAACAQAGVVAVAVIGYSLAGADPYLDLGNQTAGLGALGVIGLMGVTSIAVIGFFLRRPDRHWWTHGVAPALAAAGLFCGCYLIIDNYPLLTGSDSAIVNGMPWLLVIVAVIGFVVGSVRPLRTNLDIFGTGPVTGAQNTFADEVRSSGPVRAES; this is encoded by the coding sequence GTGGCAGAACCAGGCAGCCAAAGCCCCGGTGAAGCCGGCAGCCAGCTGAAAGCCGGAGCAATGGGAGTCCGCTCCATTGTGTTCATGGTGGTCGCGACCGCGGCCCCACTCACCGCGATGGCCAGCGCGTTTCCGCTCGCGGTCGCACTCGGCAACGGCATCGGAGCGCCCGGGACATATGTCGCCGTAGCGCTCGTACTCGCCCTGTTCGCAGTCGGGTACGCGGCGATGAGCCGCCACCTGACCAACGCGGGCGCGTTCTTCGCCTATGTGACCGTGGGCCTGGGCCGCCGCCTTGGCATGGCCGCCGGGCTTGTCGCGGTGCTCGCCTACAACGTGCTCGTGCTCTACGTCGTCGGCCTCGTCGGGTATTTCGCCAACAACATCTTCGCGACCGAAATCGGCATCGACATCCCGTGGCAGGTGTTCTCGTTCGGTCTGCTGGCGGTCGCGCTGATCGTCGGAATCCTCGGCGTCGAGGTGAACGCACGCGTCCTCGGGGTGCTGCTCATCCTCGAGACCGGCCTGCTGTTGCTCGTCGACATCGCGACCCTCGTCGTCAAAGGACCGGGCGCCTACCCGATCAGCGCCCTGAGTCCCACCGAGATCTTCAGTGGCGCAGTGGGAATCGGGTTCATGTTCGTCTTCATATCGTTCATCGGGTTCGAGGCGACCGCGATCTTCGGCGAAGAGGCCCAAGACCCTCGTCGTACCGTGCCCCGGGCAACCAAGGTCGCGATCGCGTTCATCGGCATCGTCTACCTGTTCTCGTCCTGGTCGCTGATCGCGGCGTCCGGCGGCGTCGACGCACCCGCCGCGGCCGCGGCCGATCCGGGGAACTTCGTGTTCAACGCGGCCCACGGCGTCCTGGGCGGATGGTCGGTGCACGTGATGAGCTGGCTGCTGCTCACGAGCCTGATCGCGGTGCTGTTCGCGCTGCACGGCATGGCGACGCGCTACCTGATGGCGTTCGGCCGCGAGGGTGTGCTTCCCCGCCCACTGGGGCGTACCCATCCCAGGTTCCAGACACCGCACATTGCGGCATGTGCTCAGGCGGGTGTGGTGGCCGTCGCGGTCATCGGGTACTCACTGGCCGGCGCCGACCCGTATCTCGATCTCGGCAACCAGACCGCGGGCCTGGGCGCACTGGGCGTGATCGGCCTGATGGGGGTCACCTCGATAGCCGTGATCGGCTTCTTCCTCCGTCGGCCCGACCGCCACTGGTGGACCCACGGCGTCGCACCCGCGCTCGCGGCCGCGGGCTTGTTCTGCGGGTGCTACCTGATCATCGACAACTACCCGCTGTTGACCGGAAGCGATTCGGCGATCGTCAACGGGATGCCCTGGCTCCTGGTCATCGTCGCGGTCATCGGTTTCGTCGTGGGGTCGGTACGGCCGTTGCGCACCAACCTCGACATCTTCGGCACCGGACCCGTCACCGGGGCACAGAACACATTCGCGGACGAGGTGCGATCATCCGGCCCGGTACGCGCGGAATCCTAG
- a CDS encoding FadR/GntR family transcriptional regulator — protein sequence MDLDLGAPSVTSDVARRLRARIRAGELGPGDRLPPERDLAKQMGVGRVSVREALRLLQAGGYVEVRRGATGGTFVTQLDRPYRNWLSEMRSGASEITDILDLRIGLECQAAKLAATRRTEAELATMAAAIDEMSSSDSRVSFRNSDARFHGALAQAARNERLKSAVASARGEMFAPLDELVYTEIVESSRAGHLAIYQAVLDQDAERARRAMEEHLEQTRQELEQLIFGVGSAEADPV from the coding sequence ATGGACCTTGACCTTGGGGCGCCGAGCGTCACATCGGATGTCGCTCGACGGCTGCGGGCGCGCATCCGCGCCGGCGAGCTCGGGCCGGGCGACCGGTTGCCGCCCGAGCGCGATCTGGCCAAACAGATGGGAGTCGGCCGGGTCAGCGTCCGCGAAGCGCTGCGCCTGCTGCAGGCGGGCGGGTACGTCGAGGTGCGGCGCGGTGCCACCGGCGGCACGTTCGTCACACAGCTCGACCGGCCCTACCGCAACTGGCTCAGCGAGATGCGCAGCGGCGCAAGCGAGATCACCGACATCCTGGATCTGCGGATCGGGCTGGAATGTCAGGCGGCGAAGCTCGCGGCCACCAGGCGGACCGAGGCCGAGCTGGCGACCATGGCAGCCGCGATCGATGAGATGTCGAGCTCTGATTCGCGGGTCTCGTTCCGGAACTCTGACGCGCGGTTCCATGGCGCACTCGCGCAGGCCGCGCGCAACGAGCGGTTGAAATCCGCGGTCGCGAGCGCGCGAGGGGAGATGTTCGCACCGCTCGACGAGCTGGTCTACACCGAGATCGTCGAGTCCAGTAGGGCCGGCCACCTGGCGATCTACCAGGCGGTGCTGGACCAGGATGCCGAGCGTGCGCGCCGTGCGATGGAAGAGCATCTGGAGCAGACGCGCCAGGAGCTCGAGCAGCTGATCTTCGGGGTGGGCAGCGCGGAGGCGGATCCGGTCTGA
- a CDS encoding gamma-glutamyl-gamma-aminobutyrate hydrolase family protein, whose translation MTQSDVEQPRARPVIGLTGRMQPAGPLAVSVVRDALVETFFVDYSAAVASAGGLPVLLSMECDPADVVSRIDGLILSGGADVDPRRYGATPGPYATPAEPLRDAFELALLEAAWLRGIPVLGICRGVQMINVSRGGTLVAHLPADSGEAHSFLGYPRNHRSHPVEFVEGSIPHRLYGNRIHVNSLHHQAVAQVGTGLTVTGRAPDGVVESVEAVDAPVVGVQWHPEMLDGTDPLFGWLVDSANQHRTFTRKQEEDVVIA comes from the coding sequence ATGACCCAAAGTGACGTGGAACAACCTCGGGCCCGTCCGGTGATCGGCCTCACCGGACGCATGCAACCGGCCGGCCCCCTGGCCGTATCCGTCGTACGTGACGCACTGGTCGAGACCTTCTTCGTCGACTACTCGGCAGCGGTGGCGAGCGCAGGCGGACTCCCGGTGCTGCTGAGCATGGAATGCGACCCAGCCGACGTGGTCTCCCGGATCGACGGGCTGATCCTGTCGGGCGGCGCCGACGTGGACCCGCGCCGATACGGCGCAACGCCGGGCCCGTACGCGACGCCCGCCGAGCCGTTGCGCGACGCGTTCGAACTCGCGCTGCTCGAGGCGGCGTGGCTGCGCGGCATACCGGTACTGGGCATCTGCCGCGGCGTGCAGATGATCAACGTCAGCCGCGGCGGAACGCTCGTGGCCCACCTTCCCGCCGACTCAGGCGAGGCACACAGCTTCCTCGGCTACCCGCGCAACCACCGCAGCCATCCTGTGGAGTTCGTCGAGGGCTCGATACCGCACCGCCTCTACGGCAACCGGATTCACGTCAACAGCCTGCATCACCAGGCCGTCGCACAGGTGGGCACCGGGCTCACCGTCACCGGGCGGGCGCCCGATGGCGTCGTCGAATCCGTCGAAGCCGTCGACGCACCCGTCGTCGGAGTGCAGTGGCACCCCGAAATGCTCGACGGGACAGACCCGCTGTTCGGCTGGTTGGTCGACAGCGCCAACCAGCACCGCACGTTCACCAGGAAGCAGGAGGAAGATGTCGTCATCGCATGA
- the prrA gene encoding two-component system response regulator PrrA — protein sequence MAGMDSTTSGMASPRVLVVDDDPDVLASLERGLRLSGFDVSTAVDGAEALRSATETRPDAIVLDINMPVLDGVSVVTALRAMDNDVPVCVLSARSSVDDRVAGLEAGADDYLVKPFVLAELVARVKALLRRRGSSATFSSETIQVGPLEVDIPGRRARVNGVDVDLTKREFDLLAVLAEHKTAVLSRAQLLELVWGYDFAADTNVVDVFIGYLRRKLEAGGAPRLLHTVRGVGFVLRTQ from the coding sequence ATGGCGGGCATGGACAGTACTACCAGTGGCATGGCCTCGCCGAGGGTGCTTGTGGTGGATGACGACCCCGACGTGCTCGCCTCACTCGAACGCGGGCTGCGGCTGTCCGGTTTCGACGTGTCGACAGCCGTGGACGGCGCCGAGGCACTGCGCAGCGCCACCGAGACACGACCCGATGCCATCGTGCTCGACATCAACATGCCGGTCCTCGACGGCGTGAGCGTGGTGACCGCCCTGCGCGCCATGGACAACGACGTACCGGTGTGTGTGCTGTCGGCCCGCAGCAGCGTCGACGACCGCGTCGCCGGGCTGGAAGCCGGCGCCGACGACTATCTGGTGAAGCCGTTCGTGCTGGCCGAACTCGTCGCGCGCGTCAAGGCGCTGCTGCGCCGCCGCGGCTCATCGGCGACCTTCTCGTCGGAGACCATCCAGGTCGGCCCGCTCGAGGTGGACATCCCGGGTCGTCGCGCCCGGGTCAACGGCGTCGACGTCGACCTGACCAAACGCGAGTTCGACCTGCTCGCGGTGCTGGCCGAGCACAAGACCGCGGTGCTGTCCCGCGCCCAGCTGCTCGAGCTGGTGTGGGGTTACGACTTCGCGGCCGACACCAACGTCGTCGACGTGTTCATCGGCTACCTGCGCCGAAAGCTCGAAGCCGGTGGCGCGCCCCGCCTGCTGCACACCGTGCGCGGCGTCGGTTTCGTCCTGAGGACCCAGTAG
- a CDS encoding FKBP-type peptidyl-prolyl cis-trans isomerase produces the protein MTTKPEIEFPDGPAPTELVITDLVVGDGPEAVAGANVEVHYVGVEYDSGEEFDSSWNRGESIEFPLRGLIQGWQDGIPGMRVGGRRQLVIPPEQAYGPAGGGHRLSGKTLIFVIDLLATR, from the coding sequence GTGACGACAAAACCTGAGATCGAGTTTCCGGACGGACCCGCCCCGACGGAACTGGTCATCACCGATCTGGTGGTGGGAGACGGTCCCGAGGCGGTGGCCGGCGCGAACGTCGAGGTGCACTACGTCGGCGTCGAATACGACAGCGGCGAGGAGTTCGACAGCTCGTGGAACCGCGGGGAGTCGATCGAGTTCCCGCTACGCGGCTTGATCCAGGGTTGGCAGGACGGCATTCCCGGCATGCGTGTCGGTGGCCGCAGGCAACTGGTCATCCCGCCCGAGCAGGCCTACGGACCCGCGGGCGGCGGACACCGCCTCTCGGGCAAGACGCTCATATTTGTCATCGACCTGCTGGCCACCCGCTGA
- a CDS encoding sensor histidine kinase: protein MSILTRIFRRTPSLRTRVAFATAIGAAIVVVIVGTIVWIGITNDRKERLDRRLDEAAGFAIPFLPRGLDQIPRSPNDQDAVITVRQTGAVTSNSTVVLPELPAGYADTYIDGVRWRVRTVEIPAPGPMWVAVGATYDATIADTNNLHRRVIVICVFAVGAATVLGWVLAAFAVRPLKRLAEQTRQIEAGDEAPDVEVRGATEAVEIAEAVNGMLKRIWKEQDRTKSALASARDFASVSAHELRTPLTAMRTNLEVLATLDLPDEQRKEVVNDVIRTQSRIEATLGALERLAQGELSTTDDHVTVDITELLDRAAHDAMRIYPDLEVSLAPSPTVIIVGLPTGLRLSVDNAIANAVKHGGATRVQLSAVSSREGVEIAIDDNGVGVPEEERALVFDRFARGSTASRSGSGLGLALVAQQAELHGGTATLEQSPLGGARLLLRLPGPR, encoded by the coding sequence ATGAGCATCCTCACCCGGATCTTCCGCCGCACCCCGTCGCTGCGGACCCGGGTGGCGTTCGCGACGGCGATCGGGGCCGCGATCGTGGTCGTCATCGTCGGCACGATCGTGTGGATCGGCATCACCAACGACCGCAAGGAACGGCTGGACCGGCGGCTCGACGAGGCCGCCGGATTCGCGATCCCGTTCCTGCCGCGCGGCCTCGACCAGATCCCGCGCTCCCCGAACGACCAGGATGCCGTGATCACGGTGCGCCAGACCGGCGCGGTGACCTCGAACTCCACCGTGGTGCTGCCGGAACTGCCCGCCGGGTACGCCGACACCTACATCGACGGCGTGCGCTGGCGCGTGCGCACCGTCGAGATCCCCGCGCCCGGCCCGATGTGGGTGGCCGTGGGTGCGACATACGACGCGACCATCGCCGACACCAACAATCTGCACCGCCGGGTCATCGTGATCTGCGTGTTCGCGGTCGGCGCGGCCACGGTGCTCGGCTGGGTGCTCGCGGCGTTCGCGGTGCGGCCACTCAAACGGCTCGCCGAACAGACGCGCCAGATCGAGGCGGGCGACGAGGCACCCGATGTGGAGGTCCGCGGCGCGACCGAGGCCGTCGAGATCGCCGAGGCGGTCAACGGCATGCTCAAACGCATCTGGAAGGAACAGGACCGCACCAAGTCGGCGCTCGCGTCGGCGCGTGATTTCGCCTCGGTGTCGGCACACGAACTGCGCACACCGCTGACCGCGATGCGCACCAACCTCGAAGTGCTCGCGACGCTCGACCTGCCCGACGAGCAACGCAAAGAGGTGGTCAACGACGTCATCCGCACACAGTCGCGGATCGAGGCCACGCTCGGCGCCCTCGAACGGCTCGCGCAGGGCGAGTTGAGCACCACCGACGATCACGTGACCGTCGACATCACCGAACTGCTCGACCGCGCGGCCCACGACGCCATGCGTATCTATCCCGACCTCGAGGTGTCGCTCGCGCCGTCGCCGACCGTGATCATCGTGGGGTTGCCGACGGGTCTGCGCCTCTCGGTCGACAACGCGATCGCCAACGCCGTCAAGCACGGTGGCGCCACCCGCGTGCAGCTCTCGGCCGTCAGTTCACGCGAGGGCGTCGAGATCGCGATCGACGACAACGGCGTCGGCGTGCCCGAGGAGGAGCGGGCCCTGGTGTTCGACCGCTTCGCGCGCGGATCGACGGCGTCGCGGTCGGGCTCCGGCCTCGGCCTCGCGCTCGTGGCGCAGCAGGCCGAACTGCACGGCGGCACCGCGACATTGGAGCAGAGCCCGCTGGGCGGGGCCCGGCTGTTGCTGCGGCTGCCGGGCCCGCGGTGA
- a CDS encoding phytoene desaturase family protein translates to MTEQEFDAVIVGGGHNGLVAAAYLARAGRRVRVLERLDHVGGAAVSAHAFDGVDARLSRYSYLVSLLPRAIIDDLGARIRLARRRYSSYTPDPGTSGRTGLLVGPESTFAAIGAEADAAAFADFYRRCALVTSRIWPTLLQPLRTRTQMREHVLGGQGSDAAAVWDDLTTRPIGDAITAAVSNDLVRGVMATDALIGTFAATDDPSLIQNVCFLYHLIGGGTGDWDVPIGGMGAVTGALAASAAGFGAEIVTGAEVYAITPDGEVRYRHGGTARRIGARHVLANVTPAVLAKLLGEPAPDTAQGSQVKVNLMLRRLPRLRDDTVTAEQAFGGTFHINETLRQLDSAYATAAGGRVPDPLPCEIYCHSLTDPSILSDELRASGAQTLTVFGLHTPHSLAANDPDRMRDRLTSAVLNSMNSVLAESIQDVLMEDSSGRLCIEAKTTVDLERSLGMTAGNIFHDALRWPFVDDDEPVDTPAQRWGVATAHERILLCGSGSRRGGAVSGVGGHNAAMAVLDRAT, encoded by the coding sequence ATGACCGAGCAGGAGTTCGACGCCGTCATCGTCGGCGGCGGGCACAACGGTCTGGTGGCCGCGGCCTATCTGGCCCGCGCCGGGCGGCGGGTCAGGGTGCTCGAGCGCCTCGACCACGTCGGAGGTGCGGCCGTCTCGGCGCATGCGTTCGACGGCGTCGACGCTCGCCTTTCGCGGTATTCCTACCTGGTGAGCCTGCTGCCCCGCGCCATCATCGACGACCTCGGCGCGCGGATCCGCCTGGCCCGCCGCCGCTATTCGTCGTACACGCCCGATCCCGGCACCTCGGGGCGCACCGGTCTGCTGGTCGGACCGGAATCGACGTTCGCCGCGATCGGCGCCGAGGCAGACGCCGCGGCGTTCGCCGACTTCTACCGGCGCTGCGCCCTGGTCACCTCCAGGATCTGGCCGACGCTGCTGCAGCCGCTGCGCACCCGCACCCAGATGCGCGAGCACGTGCTGGGCGGCCAGGGGTCCGACGCGGCGGCGGTGTGGGACGATCTGACCACGCGGCCCATCGGCGATGCGATCACCGCCGCGGTGAGCAACGACCTGGTGCGCGGCGTCATGGCCACCGACGCGCTGATCGGCACGTTCGCCGCCACCGATGATCCGTCGCTCATCCAGAACGTGTGCTTCCTGTACCACCTGATCGGCGGCGGCACCGGCGACTGGGACGTCCCGATCGGCGGCATGGGTGCGGTGACCGGGGCGCTGGCGGCGTCCGCCGCCGGATTCGGCGCCGAAATAGTAACGGGCGCAGAGGTTTACGCGATAACACCGGATGGCGAGGTGCGCTACCGGCACGGCGGGACCGCCCGCCGGATCGGCGCGCGCCACGTGCTGGCCAACGTCACACCCGCGGTGCTCGCGAAGCTGCTGGGAGAACCCGCACCCGACACCGCGCAGGGTTCGCAGGTGAAGGTCAACCTGATGCTGCGCCGACTCCCCCGCCTGCGCGACGACACCGTGACCGCCGAGCAGGCGTTCGGCGGCACGTTCCACATCAACGAGACGCTGCGGCAACTCGATTCGGCGTATGCCACCGCCGCCGGCGGACGTGTTCCCGACCCGCTGCCGTGCGAGATCTACTGCCACTCGCTGACCGATCCGAGCATCCTGTCCGACGAACTGCGCGCATCCGGTGCGCAGACCCTGACGGTGTTCGGGCTGCACACCCCACATTCGCTGGCCGCCAACGATCCCGACCGCATGCGTGACCGGCTCACCTCGGCGGTGCTCAACTCGATGAATTCCGTTCTGGCCGAATCCATCCAGGACGTCTTGATGGAGGACAGCTCGGGACGGTTGTGCATCGAGGCCAAGACCACGGTCGATCTCGAGCGCAGCCTCGGCATGACCGCGGGCAACATCTTCCACGATGCGCTGCGCTGGCCGTTCGTCGACGACGACGAGCCGGTGGACACCCCGGCGCAACGCTGGGGGGTGGCCACCGCCCACGAGCGGATCCTGCTGTGCGGTTCGGGGTCCCGCCGCGGCGGCGCGGTGTCGGGTGTCGGCGGGCACAACGCCGCGATGGCGGTGCTCGACCGCGCCACCTGA
- a CDS encoding DUF2630 family protein encodes MAKDQDILAEVHRLVAEEQELRGKLQRKEISEDEEHQRLQHLEAALDQCWDLLRQRRALRETGQDPREAEIRPASEVENYKN; translated from the coding sequence GTGGCAAAAGACCAAGACATCCTCGCCGAAGTTCACCGATTGGTCGCCGAGGAGCAGGAACTGCGCGGCAAGCTGCAGCGCAAGGAGATCAGCGAGGACGAGGAACACCAGCGGCTGCAGCACCTGGAAGCGGCGCTCGACCAGTGCTGGGACCTGTTACGCCAACGTCGCGCCCTGCGCGAGACCGGACAGGATCCCCGCGAAGCCGAGATCCGTCCGGCCAGCGAGGTCGAGAACTACAAGAACTGA
- a CDS encoding SDR family NAD(P)-dependent oxidoreductase, with product MSSSHENRVAFVTGAGSGIGRAIAERLAGHGAKVACVDVDHVRAKETADSIAESGGQALALAADVRDREAVAAALEATATEWQRFDYLVNNAGLITMSSLEDLTDEEWDLVLDVNLKGVYITTQLAIPYFRKANRGAVVNLSTVEADVVVSSQGFAQVHYNASKGGVKMLTKALAVELSRYNVRVNAIAPGPVPTNFLPGVDLNSPEVLAVMESRLLVKRLGKPDDMAAAVSFLLSDDASYISGAQLPVDGGWLTR from the coding sequence ATGTCGTCATCGCATGAGAACCGGGTCGCGTTCGTGACCGGCGCCGGTTCAGGGATCGGGCGCGCGATCGCCGAGCGACTCGCCGGACACGGGGCCAAGGTCGCGTGCGTGGACGTCGACCACGTCCGCGCCAAGGAGACCGCCGACAGCATCGCCGAATCCGGCGGGCAGGCACTGGCACTGGCCGCCGATGTACGCGATCGCGAGGCCGTCGCCGCCGCACTGGAAGCCACCGCCACCGAATGGCAACGCTTCGACTACCTGGTGAACAACGCGGGACTCATCACGATGTCCTCGCTGGAGGACCTCACCGACGAGGAATGGGATCTGGTGCTCGACGTCAACCTCAAGGGCGTCTACATCACCACCCAGCTGGCGATCCCGTACTTCCGCAAGGCCAACCGCGGTGCCGTGGTCAACCTCTCGACGGTGGAAGCCGATGTCGTGGTGTCCTCGCAGGGGTTCGCGCAGGTGCATTACAACGCCTCCAAGGGCGGGGTGAAGATGCTGACAAAAGCCCTCGCGGTCGAACTGTCCCGCTACAACGTCCGGGTGAACGCCATCGCGCCGGGGCCGGTGCCCACCAACTTCCTGCCCGGCGTCGACCTCAACAGCCCCGAGGTGCTCGCCGTGATGGAATCCCGACTGCTCGTCAAACGCCTTGGCAAACCGGACGACATGGCTGCCGCGGTGTCGTTCCTGCTCTCCGACGACGCGTCCTACATCAGTGGCGCGCAGTTGCCCGTCGACGGCGGATGGCTGACCCGATGA